In a single window of the Flavivirga spongiicola genome:
- the nadA gene encoding quinolinate synthase NadA — translation MDLVKEIKRLKKEKNAVILAHYYQVPEIQDIADYVGDSLGLSQKAAETDADVIVFAGVHFMAETAKILNPSKTVVLPDLNAGCSLADSCPPDSFEKFTKQHPDHIVITYVNCSAEIKALSDIVCTSSNALKIVESVPKDTPIIFAPDKNLGKYVIKETGRDMLLWDGSCIVHEAFSMDKLIELHKKYPDYKIIAHPESEEHILDTATYVGSTSGMINYVKEHQEQKFIVATEAGILHKMQQEMPNTELVPAPAVEDNTCACSECHFMKMNTMQKLYDCLLNESPQIEVPEPIRKKALLPIERMLELSK, via the coding sequence ATGGATTTAGTAAAAGAAATAAAACGCCTTAAAAAAGAAAAGAATGCTGTCATTCTAGCGCATTATTATCAAGTTCCAGAAATACAGGATATAGCAGATTATGTAGGAGATAGTTTGGGCTTATCACAAAAAGCAGCCGAAACAGATGCAGATGTTATTGTATTTGCAGGGGTACATTTTATGGCAGAAACTGCTAAAATATTAAATCCTTCGAAAACGGTTGTATTGCCCGATTTAAATGCAGGATGTTCTCTGGCAGATTCTTGTCCGCCAGATAGTTTCGAAAAATTTACCAAACAACATCCAGATCATATTGTCATTACTTATGTAAACTGTTCGGCAGAAATTAAGGCTTTAAGTGATATTGTATGTACTTCTTCAAATGCCTTAAAGATTGTTGAATCAGTACCAAAAGACACGCCTATTATTTTTGCTCCAGATAAGAATCTTGGAAAATATGTTATTAAAGAAACGGGAAGAGATATGTTACTTTGGGACGGTAGTTGTATTGTGCATGAAGCCTTTTCTATGGATAAATTAATTGAATTGCATAAAAAATATCCAGATTATAAAATTATAGCACATCCAGAATCTGAGGAGCATATTTTAGATACCGCAACCTATGTTGGATCTACCTCAGGCATGATAAATTATGTAAAAGAGCATCAAGAACAGAAATTCATTGTTGCTACGGAAGCAGGTATTTTGCATAAAATGCAACAGGAAATGCCAAATACAGAACTGGTTCCAGCACCCGCTGTAGAAGATAATACCTGTGCTTGTAGTGAGTGTCATTTTATGAAAATGAATACCATGCAAAAATTGTATGATTGTTTATTAAACGAATCACCACAAATTGAAGTACCCGAACCAATTAGAAAAAAAGCCTTGTTACCTATTGAGCGTATGTTAGAACTATCTAAATAA
- the nadB gene encoding L-aspartate oxidase — protein sequence MITTDYLVIGSGIAGLTFSVKIAEKFPDRKIIVVTKANEDESNTKYAQGGVAVVLNKEQDSFKKHIKDTLIAGDGLCNEDVVKLVIEEGPKRLKELLLWGANFDVNASGKFDLGKEGGHSEYRVVHHKDITGYEIERALLERAHQLSNITILPHHFAIDLVTNHHIESYKSETLSCFGAYIFNQNTGDIFTIKANSTLLASGGIGCVYGHTTNPVIATGDGIAMAYRAKARIKDMEFVQFHPTALYEEKGESSFLISEAVRGFGAHLRNKKGHRFMPDYDDRAELASRDIVSQSIDSELKKSGEPHVYLDCTHLDIEAFKNHFPNIYKKCLEHHIDIETDWIPVIPASHYLCGGIKVNKKGKTTINNLFACGECTRTGLHGANRLASNSLLEALVYAHNIFKYHSKHDYKLTDLIIPDWNDEGTTITEEHILIQHNLKQLQALMRDYVGIVRSNKRLKRAIKHLDLIYNEVEDLYKESKITTSLCELRNMINVSHLIIRQSLDRKENKGGYYNVDNAKK from the coding sequence ATGATTACTACAGATTATTTGGTTATTGGTTCTGGAATAGCAGGCTTAACGTTTTCGGTTAAAATTGCGGAGAAATTCCCGGATAGAAAGATTATTGTTGTTACAAAAGCTAACGAAGACGAATCCAATACTAAATATGCTCAAGGCGGTGTTGCCGTGGTTTTAAATAAAGAACAAGATTCCTTTAAAAAACATATTAAAGATACCTTAATTGCCGGTGATGGTTTGTGTAATGAAGACGTCGTTAAACTGGTTATTGAAGAAGGACCAAAACGACTGAAAGAACTATTGCTTTGGGGGGCAAATTTTGATGTTAATGCCAGCGGAAAATTTGATTTAGGAAAAGAAGGCGGGCATTCGGAGTATCGAGTAGTTCATCATAAAGATATTACGGGTTACGAGATAGAACGTGCACTATTAGAACGCGCACATCAATTATCAAATATCACTATATTACCCCATCATTTTGCAATAGATTTAGTTACTAATCACCATATAGAAAGCTATAAATCCGAAACCTTATCGTGTTTTGGGGCTTATATATTTAACCAAAATACAGGAGATATTTTTACGATAAAAGCAAACAGTACACTGCTCGCTTCTGGAGGTATAGGTTGCGTATATGGACATACAACAAATCCGGTTATTGCAACGGGCGATGGTATTGCCATGGCTTACAGAGCCAAAGCACGGATTAAAGATATGGAGTTTGTTCAGTTTCATCCAACGGCTTTGTATGAAGAAAAAGGAGAATCTTCATTTTTAATTTCAGAGGCTGTTAGAGGTTTTGGAGCACATCTTCGCAATAAAAAAGGTCATCGTTTTATGCCTGATTATGATGACCGTGCCGAATTAGCTTCCAGAGATATTGTGTCCCAGAGTATAGACAGCGAATTAAAAAAATCTGGAGAGCCTCATGTGTATTTAGACTGTACACATTTAGATATAGAAGCCTTTAAAAACCATTTTCCTAATATTTATAAAAAGTGTTTAGAGCATCATATAGATATTGAAACCGATTGGATTCCTGTCATTCCCGCATCTCATTATTTGTGCGGAGGTATTAAAGTTAATAAAAAAGGAAAAACAACTATTAATAATTTATTTGCCTGTGGTGAGTGTACTAGAACAGGTTTGCATGGTGCTAATAGGTTGGCGTCAAATTCGTTATTAGAGGCTTTGGTGTATGCTCACAATATTTTTAAATATCATAGTAAGCATGATTATAAATTGACTGATTTAATAATCCCAGATTGGAATGATGAGGGAACAACTATTACCGAAGAGCATATTTTAATACAACATAACCTAAAGCAGTTACAGGCTTTGATGAGAGATTATGTTGGGATTGTAAGAAGTAATAAGCGCTTAAAAAGAGCTATCAAACATTTAGATTTAATTTATAATGAAGTTGAAGATCTTTATAAAGAATCTAAAATAACCACCTCGCTTTGTGAATTACGTAATATGATTAACGTGTCTCACTTAATTATTAGACAATCTTTGGATAGAAAGGAAAATAAAGGGGGGTATTATAATGTTGATAATGCTAAAAAATAA
- a CDS encoding single-stranded DNA-binding protein has translation MNTLRNKVQLIGNLGNDPEIINLESGKTLAKFTMATNENYTNNNGEKITDTQWHNIVAWGKTAEIIEKYVTKGKEIAIEGKLTSRSYDDKEGNKRYITEVVCNELLMLGK, from the coding sequence ATGAACACGCTTAGAAACAAAGTACAGTTGATTGGTAACTTAGGAAATGATCCAGAAATCATCAATCTAGAATCGGGAAAAACATTAGCTAAATTTACAATGGCCACAAATGAAAACTACACCAATAATAATGGTGAAAAAATCACAGATACACAATGGCACAATATTGTGGCCTGGGGTAAAACGGCAGAGATCATTGAGAAATATGTAACAAAAGGAAAAGAAATCGCTATTGAAGGCAAATTAACGTCTCGTAGTTATGATGATAAAGAAGGAAATAAACGATATATCACTGAAGTTGTTTGTAACGAATTGTTAATGTTAGGAAAATAA
- a CDS encoding serine hydrolase domain-containing protein, giving the protein MKKNIFYLAAFLLFLVACKTRVEKKFNKSKEVVHAINKALDEKKLPGLNYSIVYEDGHIENYSLGYSDVEQKEPLSISHTLFSGSIGKTYAVALLMNLVESNKISLQDKFMVYFPDTEWLSKLPNIDDITIEMLLQHTSGLPRYVLKPELWKSLNENPNKVWSYKDRLSYVFNEAPVHEAGKGWGYSDTNYILLGMLIEKVTSKEYYHLVQTKLITPNNLSQTYPSLSRSIPNLATGYSNMGDAFFVPNKTVKNGQYFINPQLEWTGGGMVSTTSDLAKWAKLYYEGKLFSQETLNLITTPNSNGVDVVNKGSYGMGSFIYESQLGKAYGHSGFMPGFDSIFIYYPDKKIAAAVQLNCDYATTALDMNDLIDDLVLISMTEKNDI; this is encoded by the coding sequence ATGAAAAAAAATATTTTTTATTTAGCCGCATTTTTGCTGTTTTTAGTTGCCTGTAAAACTCGTGTTGAGAAAAAGTTTAATAAAAGCAAAGAGGTCGTTCATGCTATTAATAAAGCGCTTGATGAAAAAAAATTACCCGGGTTAAATTATTCTATAGTATATGAAGACGGTCATATTGAGAATTATTCATTAGGATATTCAGATGTTGAGCAAAAAGAACCTTTAAGTATCAGTCATACTCTTTTTTCCGGAAGTATAGGAAAAACATATGCGGTAGCCCTGCTAATGAATCTTGTGGAATCTAACAAAATTAGCCTGCAAGATAAGTTTATGGTTTATTTCCCAGATACTGAATGGTTATCGAAGTTACCTAATATTGACGATATCACGATTGAGATGTTATTACAGCATACTAGCGGATTACCCAGATATGTGTTAAAACCGGAATTATGGAAATCACTTAATGAGAATCCTAATAAAGTATGGTCTTACAAAGATCGCTTGTCTTATGTGTTTAATGAAGCTCCTGTGCATGAAGCTGGAAAGGGTTGGGGGTATTCAGATACCAACTATATCTTACTGGGGATGCTTATTGAAAAAGTAACTTCAAAAGAATATTATCATTTAGTACAAACAAAGCTTATAACACCTAATAACCTTTCACAAACATATCCTTCTCTTTCACGGAGTATTCCTAATCTTGCTACTGGATATTCTAATATGGGAGATGCTTTTTTTGTGCCAAATAAAACGGTTAAAAACGGACAGTATTTTATAAACCCCCAACTTGAATGGACAGGTGGCGGTATGGTTTCAACGACATCAGATTTAGCGAAATGGGCCAAGTTGTATTACGAAGGCAAATTGTTTTCTCAAGAAACTTTGAACTTAATAACAACACCAAATTCTAACGGTGTAGATGTTGTAAATAAGGGATCTTATGGTATGGGTAGTTTTATTTATGAAAGTCAATTAGGTAAAGCCTATGGGCATTCTGGGTTTATGCCTGGATTCGATTCAATTTTTATTTATTATCCGGATAAAAAGATTGCAGCAGCCGTTCAGTTAAATTGTGATTATGCTACTACGGCATTAGACATGAATGATTTAATAGATGACCTAGTATTAATATCTATGACAGAAAAAAATGACATATAA
- a CDS encoding DinB family protein — protein MTYNLKQALEILERTPNTLNAWLTNLSDEWIYTNEGDNTWSVFDVVGHLIHGEKTDWMIRTRIILSDSENKTFESFDRFAQFENSKGKTLQQLLKEFSELRVENLKALKQLEIKESQFGMKATHPELGEVTLKELLATWVTHDLGHIAQITRVMAKLYKDEVGPWEAFIPILNK, from the coding sequence ATGACATATAATTTAAAACAAGCATTAGAAATTTTAGAGCGTACACCAAATACACTTAATGCATGGCTTACAAATTTATCGGATGAATGGATTTATACTAATGAAGGTGACAATACCTGGAGTGTTTTTGATGTTGTTGGACATTTAATTCATGGAGAAAAAACAGATTGGATGATTCGAACAAGGATTATTTTAAGTGATTCAGAGAATAAAACATTTGAGTCTTTTGATAGATTTGCGCAGTTTGAAAATTCAAAAGGGAAAACATTACAACAATTATTAAAAGAATTTTCAGAATTACGTGTAGAAAACTTAAAAGCACTTAAACAGTTAGAAATTAAAGAATCCCAATTTGGTATGAAAGCTACTCATCCGGAATTGGGTGAGGTGACTTTAAAAGAATTACTGGCAACTTGGGTCACACATGATTTAGGCCATATAGCTCAAATTACTCGTGTTATGGCAAAACTATATAAAGATGAAGTCGGTCCTTGGGAAGCTTTTATTCCTATTTTAAATAAATAA
- a CDS encoding DinB family protein, with amino-acid sequence MSIKEIIQELENNQQVFKSLLISKRDEEYLWKPEPGKWSLLEIACHLLDEERDDFKARVKHALETPLKALIPIDPEGWVKERAYSTKDYNQTLLAFFEERKQSVIWLKSQINANWDSKLTHPELGDMSAKLFLTNWLAHNYLHIRQILRYHYNYLKQKTNLDLGYAGSW; translated from the coding sequence ATGTCTATTAAAGAGATTATACAAGAACTAGAAAACAATCAACAGGTATTTAAAAGTCTTTTAATCTCTAAAAGAGATGAGGAATATTTATGGAAACCTGAGCCTGGAAAATGGAGTTTGTTAGAAATTGCATGTCATTTATTAGATGAAGAACGAGACGATTTTAAAGCCCGTGTAAAGCATGCACTTGAAACTCCCTTAAAAGCGTTGATACCAATTGATCCTGAGGGATGGGTTAAAGAAAGAGCATATAGTACTAAAGATTATAACCAAACACTTTTAGCCTTTTTTGAAGAACGAAAACAATCCGTAATATGGTTAAAAAGTCAGATAAATGCTAATTGGGATAGTAAATTAACACACCCTGAATTAGGAGATATGTCGGCGAAGTTATTTTTAACGAATTGGTTAGCTCATAACTATTTGCATATCAGACAAATTTTAAGGTATCATTATAATTATTTAAAACAGAAAACAAACCTTGATTTAGGATATGCAGGAAGTTGGTGA
- a CDS encoding GNAT family N-acetyltransferase — MTFNIETERLILRELRLSDLEGMFELDSDPEVHKYLGNKPVKTRKESQKILERVINQYEERGIGRWAIINKDTQEFMGWSGLKLNIEYTMNGFAEFYDVGYRIIKRFWGQGYATESGKAAVDYAFKVLKLPELYGITEMGNEASHNVLLKIGLKYVEDFYYEEEKLKLRWYKIENK; from the coding sequence ATGACGTTTAATATAGAAACAGAACGATTAATTTTAAGAGAACTCAGGTTAAGTGATTTAGAAGGCATGTTCGAGTTAGATTCTGATCCCGAAGTGCATAAATACTTAGGTAATAAACCTGTAAAAACTAGAAAGGAGTCACAGAAAATTTTAGAGCGTGTTATCAATCAATATGAAGAACGCGGTATTGGCCGCTGGGCTATAATTAATAAAGACACTCAAGAGTTTATGGGATGGTCTGGACTAAAGCTTAATATAGAATATACTATGAATGGCTTTGCCGAGTTTTATGATGTAGGCTACAGAATAATAAAGCGTTTTTGGGGACAGGGTTATGCTACTGAATCTGGTAAAGCAGCAGTTGATTATGCCTTTAAAGTTTTAAAACTTCCAGAATTATATGGCATAACAGAAATGGGGAATGAAGCTTCACACAATGTGCTTTTAAAAATAGGATTAAAGTATGTCGAAGATTTTTATTATGAAGAAGAAAAACTAAAACTCCGTTGGTATAAAATTGAAAACAAATAG
- a CDS encoding CBS domain-containing protein: MGIKSFLASRKKTKKATATSDTPIKVSDYMTTNLITFRSDQGIEQVIDAIIKHRISGGPVINEKNELIGVISEGDCIKQISESRYYNMPMDKDATVEKHMVKNVETIDGNMNIFDAANKFLDSKRRRFPIVENGKLVGQISQKDILKAALALKGQNWK, encoded by the coding sequence ATGGGAATAAAAAGTTTTCTGGCTTCACGAAAAAAAACAAAAAAGGCTACTGCTACATCCGATACCCCAATTAAGGTTAGTGATTATATGACCACAAATTTGATTACATTTAGATCTGATCAAGGAATCGAGCAAGTCATTGATGCTATAATAAAACATAGAATTTCAGGAGGACCTGTAATAAATGAAAAAAATGAATTAATAGGCGTTATATCTGAAGGTGATTGTATTAAGCAAATAAGTGAAAGCAGGTATTATAATATGCCTATGGACAAAGACGCCACCGTTGAAAAGCACATGGTTAAAAATGTTGAAACCATTGATGGCAATATGAATATTTTTGATGCTGCCAATAAATTTCTCGACTCTAAACGAAGACGTTTTCCTATTGTTGAAAATGGCAAACTAGTAGGACAGATAAGTCAAAAAGATATTCTTAAAGCAGCTCTGGCCTTAAAAGGGCAAAACTGGAAGTAA
- a CDS encoding tetratricopeptide repeat protein, which yields MKRLFGLILLASSFMLSAQSNSELIKHYEAYYKQMKAQGDVQGIINGMTHLNLLVPSEARKDTLAYLYMTEGKYMQALNTIGIEKSTTDSDIAVEVKALSLKSVKQPKLAIGFFEEMFKRNPSALIAYELAELNLQTQKLAEAEKHINYGLANSKDDMKKAFYETQTPYEVSLKAAFMYLNALATYNKDKKANIDAAVDILDETLKIAPGFNLIQLTKNELLRQKQIMQTQAAQPKN from the coding sequence ATGAAAAGATTATTTGGATTGATTTTATTAGCGAGCAGCTTTATGTTAAGCGCACAAAGTAACTCAGAATTAATAAAACATTATGAAGCTTATTATAAGCAAATGAAAGCTCAAGGGGATGTACAGGGGATTATAAATGGGATGACACATTTAAATTTATTAGTGCCATCTGAAGCAAGAAAAGATACTTTAGCTTATTTATATATGACCGAAGGTAAATATATGCAAGCTCTAAATACTATCGGAATAGAAAAAAGTACTACGGATTCTGATATTGCGGTTGAGGTAAAAGCATTGTCTTTAAAATCGGTTAAACAGCCAAAATTAGCCATTGGATTTTTTGAAGAAATGTTTAAAAGAAACCCAAGCGCTTTAATTGCTTATGAATTAGCTGAACTTAATTTGCAAACTCAAAAACTGGCAGAGGCAGAAAAACATATTAATTATGGTTTGGCAAATTCTAAAGATGATATGAAGAAAGCTTTTTATGAGACTCAAACACCTTATGAGGTGTCTTTAAAAGCTGCATTTATGTATTTAAATGCACTAGCTACTTATAATAAAGACAAAAAAGCAAATATTGATGCCGCTGTTGATATTTTAGATGAAACTTTAAAAATAGCACCTGGCTTTAATTTAATTCAATTAACAAAAAATGAATTGTTAAGACAAAAGCAGATTATGCAAACGCAAGCTGCACAACCAAAAAACTAA
- a CDS encoding TonB-dependent receptor, translated as MKKILVLLAVFTATFSHAQSKGSAVGKLTDKEYNNEPLAFANVIIKGTTKGTTSDFDGHYTLEGLDPGPYTLIFSFVGYETQEINIQIVAGKVTEVNVPMGASAASLSEIVITTTTKRESETALLIEQKKAVVIKESIGAERLGKIGVSNAATATTKISGVTQSEGTGEIYIRGLGDRYLSTTMNGLPIPSDDVDNKNINLNLFSTNMIENVGISKTYATSGYADQTSGNVDISSKGYSKKQFSVSVGSSYNTNVLGLDGDFKRSVASEDVTLGFHKKQFALVDLITRQSWDPLNQKNTGNYNLSLSGGYKFEVFGKELSIFASGSHSKSFGYQEGIFRSYRSNILDNEFTDVESFTTNTNSTGYVNLGLKLDNNNRIKISSLSVNKSTDNVYEQGRNGLGYVFDQDPQEDAAFVRDQNFKQTRLLVNQIIGDHQISENNTLKWAGGYNFVLAEEPNRIRNEANILDANTVQYAHVGDFQQRKSKQKIEDTEYNAYLKDEISFGKLDEDEKKPFKLHIGANIRKKERVFSSLFIGVRARDFQVPSVDDFSITFTEANFNNGLILRESDPDRYDADLTIMSGFANLDFGLNKRFSGNIGVRYERDEINVLWDVANFVGRVGSIAKEYNEIYPSVNLKYELNEKNFLRFASSLTQTLPEFKELSPFEYVSPTGRVTRGDPNLEKSDVFNVDLKWEFFPKKSELVSATTFYKQIKNPINLALTRGSAGIFEFSNTGKKANVFGVELETRLNLIENEEEDPILNFNANITKMWFNQDLLEEFQYKNVTESDLQGASDLILNGSLGYNNQKEKEFIATITGNYSSDKIFALGSPEDFANSSTLYNDEIIEKGFFTMDLVVSKKITDNLLLKFIGRNLLNPDIEQTQLIRDINTSVETNEVVSSYKKGSLLSLSLKYTFK; from the coding sequence ATGAAAAAAATTTTAGTACTATTGGCAGTTTTTACTGCTACATTTTCCCATGCTCAAAGTAAAGGTTCTGCTGTTGGAAAGCTAACAGACAAAGAGTATAACAATGAGCCTTTAGCTTTTGCTAACGTAATAATAAAAGGCACTACTAAAGGAACAACTTCAGATTTTGATGGCCATTATACATTAGAAGGTTTAGATCCTGGGCCTTATACATTAATCTTTAGTTTTGTTGGGTATGAAACTCAGGAAATAAATATACAAATAGTTGCTGGAAAAGTAACCGAAGTAAATGTACCTATGGGAGCTAGTGCAGCTTCTTTAAGTGAAATTGTAATTACTACAACCACCAAGCGAGAGAGTGAAACAGCGCTTTTAATAGAGCAAAAGAAAGCTGTTGTTATTAAAGAAAGTATTGGAGCGGAAAGATTAGGTAAAATTGGAGTTTCTAATGCCGCAACAGCAACAACTAAAATTTCTGGAGTTACACAAAGTGAAGGAACTGGAGAAATATACATAAGAGGCTTAGGAGACAGATATTTATCTACTACAATGAATGGCCTACCCATACCATCTGATGACGTTGATAATAAAAATATTAATCTAAATTTATTTTCAACCAATATGATTGAAAATGTTGGAATTAGCAAAACTTATGCTACTTCTGGTTATGCTGATCAAACTTCTGGAAATGTAGATATCTCTTCAAAAGGGTATTCTAAAAAGCAGTTTTCTGTTAGTGTAGGCTCAAGTTATAACACTAATGTTTTAGGATTAGATGGTGATTTTAAAAGAAGCGTAGCTTCTGAAGATGTTACACTTGGTTTTCATAAAAAACAATTCGCTCTTGTAGATTTAATTACAAGACAAAGTTGGGATCCATTAAATCAAAAAAACACTGGAAACTATAACCTATCCTTATCTGGTGGATATAAGTTTGAGGTTTTTGGAAAAGAGCTATCGATCTTTGCTTCTGGTTCTCATTCAAAATCTTTTGGGTATCAAGAAGGGATCTTCAGAAGTTATAGATCTAATATTTTAGATAATGAATTTACAGATGTTGAGTCATTTACAACGAATACAAATTCTACTGGATATGTAAATTTAGGACTCAAATTAGATAATAATAATAGAATAAAAATAAGCAGTTTATCGGTTAATAAAAGTACAGATAATGTTTACGAGCAAGGTAGAAATGGTTTGGGTTATGTTTTCGATCAAGACCCTCAAGAAGACGCCGCTTTTGTAAGAGACCAAAATTTCAAGCAAACCAGACTGCTCGTGAATCAAATAATTGGTGATCACCAAATAAGTGAAAACAATACATTAAAATGGGCTGGTGGCTATAATTTTGTATTGGCTGAAGAGCCCAACAGGATTAGAAACGAAGCAAATATTTTAGATGCTAATACCGTTCAATATGCTCACGTTGGTGATTTTCAACAAAGAAAATCTAAACAAAAAATTGAAGATACTGAATACAATGCTTACCTAAAAGACGAGATAAGTTTTGGGAAATTAGATGAAGATGAAAAGAAACCCTTCAAGCTTCATATAGGTGCTAACATTCGTAAAAAAGAAAGAGTATTTAGCTCTTTATTTATTGGTGTTAGAGCTAGAGATTTTCAAGTTCCATCTGTAGATGATTTTTCAATCACTTTTACTGAAGCTAACTTTAACAATGGTTTAATTTTAAGAGAAAGTGACCCTGATAGATATGATGCTGATTTAACCATTATGTCTGGTTTTGCCAATTTAGATTTTGGTTTAAACAAAAGGTTTTCTGGAAATATTGGCGTAAGATATGAGAGAGATGAAATAAATGTGTTATGGGATGTGGCTAACTTTGTTGGGCGCGTTGGTTCCATTGCAAAAGAGTATAACGAAATATACCCAAGTGTTAATTTGAAATATGAGTTAAATGAAAAAAACTTTTTACGTTTTGCTTCAAGTTTAACTCAGACTCTACCGGAATTTAAAGAGTTATCTCCTTTTGAGTATGTTTCGCCAACGGGTCGTGTTACAAGAGGTGACCCTAATTTAGAAAAATCTGATGTTTTTAATGTTGACTTAAAATGGGAGTTTTTCCCTAAAAAAAGTGAGTTGGTTTCTGCCACAACATTCTACAAACAAATAAAAAACCCAATTAACTTAGCCTTAACCAGAGGCTCTGCCGGGATTTTTGAATTCTCGAATACAGGTAAAAAAGCTAATGTTTTTGGTGTTGAGTTGGAAACACGTTTAAATTTAATTGAAAACGAAGAAGAAGACCCCATCCTTAACTTTAATGCTAACATAACTAAAATGTGGTTTAATCAGGATTTATTAGAAGAATTTCAATATAAAAATGTTACAGAATCCGATTTACAAGGCGCTTCAGATTTAATCTTAAATGGATCATTAGGATACAACAATCAAAAAGAGAAAGAGTTTATTGCTACCATAACTGGTAATTATTCATCAGACAAAATATTTGCATTAGGGTCTCCTGAAGATTTTGCTAATAGTAGCACCCTTTATAATGATGAAATTATAGAAAAAGGATTCTTTACTATGGATTTGGTTGTTAGTAAAAAAATAACAGATAATTTATTATTAAAATTTATTGGAAGAAACCTTCTTAATCCAGATATAGAACAAACACAGTTAATTAGAGACATTAACACAAGTGTTGAGACAAACGAAGTTGTAAGCTCATATAAAAAAGGAAGTTTATTAAGCTTGAGCTTAAAGTATACGTTTAAATAA
- a CDS encoding carboxypeptidase-like regulatory domain-containing protein gives MKLLTTFYILIFTSFCFSQNTGIITGKLMDQEFDNNPLVFANVSIKGSSIKSTTDQTGLFVIENLEDGDYTLVCSFIGYETKELKVKVVSGASEYIKASLGASTISLLELASITNVGEKNNKTASRIN, from the coding sequence ATGAAACTGCTAACAACCTTTTATATACTAATTTTTACTTCTTTTTGTTTTTCACAAAACACAGGTATAATAACTGGTAAATTAATGGATCAAGAGTTTGACAACAACCCTTTAGTTTTTGCTAATGTCTCTATTAAAGGAAGTTCTATAAAGTCGACCACAGACCAAACTGGTTTATTTGTTATTGAAAATTTAGAAGATGGTGACTACACTCTAGTATGTAGCTTTATAGGTTATGAAACTAAAGAATTAAAAGTAAAAGTTGTTTCGGGAGCATCAGAATACATCAAAGCTTCTTTAGGTGCAAGTACAATATCTTTACTTGAACTTGCATCAATTACTAATGTGGGTGAAAAAAACAATAAAACTGCTTCTCGAATAAATTAA